The following are encoded together in the Brassica napus cultivar Da-Ae chromosome A9, Da-Ae, whole genome shotgun sequence genome:
- the LOC106367320 gene encoding mitochondrial import receptor subunit TOM20-2 yields the protein MEFSAADFERLLMFEHARKACEAQYAKDPLDSENLLQWGGALLELAQFQSIPEAKLMLNDAVSKLEEVLTLNPGKHQALWCLGNAYTAHAFLTPDTDEAKVHFDKAADYFQRAENEDPGNEMYLKSLEVTARAPGLHMNIHGNGTMQQSLGGGGGGGGGPSASSNAGGGKKKNKKKNNDFTYDVCGWIILAFGIVAWVGMAKSLGPPPPPAR from the exons ATGGAGTTCTCTGCCGCCGACTTTGAAAGGCTTCTGATGTTCGAGCACGCTCGCAAAGCTTGCGAGGCTCAGTACGCTAAGGATCCTCTCGATTCCGAG AATCTGCTGCAGTGGGGTGGAGCATTGCTTGAACTTGCTCAGTTCCAGTCTATTCCCGAGGCAAAGCTCATGTTAAATG atGCGGTTTCCAAGTTGGAAGAGGTGTTGACATTAAATCCAGGGAAGCATCAGGCTCTTTGGTGTCTTGGCAACGCCTACACTGCCCACGCCTTCCTCACCCCTGATACCGATGAAGCCAAAGTTCACTTTGATAAAGCCGCTGATTATTTCCAAAGAGCTGAAAACGAG GATCCAGGTAATGAGATGTACCTCAAGTCCTTGGAAGTTACAGCAAGG GCTCCGGGGCTGCATATGAACATACATGGGAATGGGACGATGCAGCAGTCACTaggtggaggtggtggaggaggaggaggtccCTCAGCTTCATCAAATGCTGGC GGtggtaagaagaagaataagaagaagaacaatGACTTCACATACGATGTATGTGGTTGGATCATTCTCGCTTTTGGGATTGTTGCTTGGGTTGGCATGGCTAAATCCCTTggccctcctcctcctcccgcTAGATAA